The following are from one region of the Flavobacteriaceae bacterium UJ101 genome:
- a CDS encoding serine-type D-Ala-D-Ala carboxypeptidase (Belongs to the beta-lactamase family.; KEGG: rhb:NY08_3826 D-alanyl-D-alanine carboxypeptidase), whose amino-acid sequence MVYLKSILGCLIFLLFLSCKKDAKTSSLEVIQKEETVDSFPKLVPFNGTFSKTPLPFLKEKKKELDLYLNSIWKDNPRLSGGFLVAKNGKIIYEHYQGFSNREDSILLNSNTPIHIASISKVLTATAILKLIDLGKLELNQKVTTILPLFPYQDITIKMLLNHRSGLLNYAYFTSDEKIWDNHEILSNQDILNLMNQHQFPLQFKPDTRFTYCNTNYAILALVLEHITGLNYREAMKKMVFDPLQMNNTYVFDYKKDTATASQSYTWRNVRYKFNYLDDIYGDKNIYSTPEDLLKFDLATYNPNFLNDSLKKQIYKGYSYERKGIKNYGLGIRLMEWDTGQKLLYHNGWWHGNNTVYLHLAQDSTTIIALGNKYTRRIYSAMNLAGYFGDYPLGGINEELKHYDSIANDSIPQPTLIKKDSIKKSKVSFRVEDSISTSKKLISDSLKKNIIDTLPVLQKLNQDSILRTPASKNFQDAL is encoded by the coding sequence ATGGTATACTTAAAATCTATTTTAGGGTGTCTTATTTTTCTTTTATTTCTTTCTTGTAAAAAAGATGCTAAAACATCTTCCTTAGAAGTTATTCAAAAAGAGGAAACAGTCGATAGTTTTCCAAAACTGGTACCTTTCAACGGTACATTTTCAAAAACACCTCTTCCTTTCCTAAAAGAAAAAAAGAAGGAATTAGATCTTTACCTTAATTCTATTTGGAAAGATAACCCCAGACTAAGCGGTGGTTTTTTAGTTGCAAAAAATGGTAAAATCATATATGAACATTATCAAGGTTTTTCAAACCGAGAAGATTCTATTTTATTAAATTCTAATACTCCAATTCACATTGCTTCTATTTCAAAAGTTCTTACTGCAACTGCTATTTTAAAATTAATCGATTTAGGAAAATTAGAATTAAACCAAAAAGTCACTACCATATTGCCTCTTTTCCCTTACCAAGACATCACAATTAAAATGCTTTTAAATCATCGATCGGGTCTTCTCAATTATGCTTATTTTACTTCAGATGAAAAAATTTGGGATAACCATGAAATCCTATCTAATCAAGATATTTTAAATTTGATGAATCAGCATCAATTTCCTTTACAATTTAAACCTGATACGCGTTTTACATACTGCAATACGAATTATGCCATCTTAGCTTTAGTTCTAGAACATATTACTGGTTTAAACTATCGTGAGGCTATGAAAAAAATGGTTTTTGATCCTTTACAAATGAATAACACTTATGTATTTGATTACAAAAAAGATACTGCTACAGCAAGTCAATCTTATACTTGGCGTAATGTTCGTTATAAATTTAATTATCTAGATGATATTTATGGTGATAAAAATATTTATTCAACTCCTGAAGATCTTTTGAAATTTGATTTAGCAACGTATAACCCTAACTTTTTAAATGATTCTTTAAAAAAGCAGATTTACAAGGGATATAGTTATGAAAGAAAAGGAATTAAAAATTATGGTCTAGGTATTCGTTTAATGGAATGGGACACTGGACAAAAACTACTATACCATAACGGTTGGTGGCATGGGAATAATACAGTATACTTACATTTAGCTCAAGATTCTACTACGATTATAGCACTAGGAAACAAATACACGCGTAGGATCTATTCTGCTATGAACCTTGCAGGTTATTTTGGTGACTACCCATTAGGTGGTATTAATGAAGAATTGAAACATTATGATTCCATAGCTAATGACTCTATTCCCCAGCCTACTTTAATAAAAAAAGATTCTATTAAAAAAAGTAAGGTATCGTTCCGTGTAGAAGATTCTATTTCTACTTCAAAAAAACTAATTTCAGATTCTTTAAAAAAGAACATAATCGATACTTTACCTGTTCTTCAAAAATTAAATCAAGACTCTATTCTTCGTACTCCAGCATCAAAAAACTTTCAAGATGCGCTCTAG
- a CDS encoding mucin-22: protein MGKNYFKYTACVLIQLGFLWNINAQVGIGTNSPRGALDINTTTTNTHGLVLPINSDPETMTNPQDGGKPIPGTIMYDSTKGCIKLYKPTNEWSGCLLEETVLGESSGSLGGEGSTCSPIIVNGSYTVDKALSTINTVEVQVNVTTPGTYTITTNEVNGYSFSGEGTFGSIGTHTVTLIGTGTPTASGTDSFTVTYDGGTCTFNVNVAASSSTGSLQGAPGACLGSSVQGTYTASTALVSGNTISVTVNVLTTGAYNISTDTVNGYSFSASGTFGSTGTQTVVLNNNGGTPSSSGTDNFTITYDGATTGTCSVDVTVVDPVATIDTLNCGSAVVTGSLEQGTAASGVSISIPYSGGNGGVYSAINISSTGASGLTASASTGNVATGNGNLVLAISGTPTSGGTASFLVTLGGKSCTVEISVKPSIGGFNNPAKSCLAIYNEYQGIGETAVDGEFYIKGNGTDAVKTYCDMTNGGYTLIQSYSEYQLYGTGSNTGPDGSFLYSNQGLYVNANRNYTAAVGESGTVTYENYLLPLAVRQNVRNSTTGNLYRVRIVHDEANVANSNDDWAKNNFAEFDMSTAGSYDFIGGGFVSRSPKVTGKIFGKTYQSLGNDAGGNYVSFDGQSWNYADVYNQGYARVISHQRFAPDYAFSYITSDGSTVNNDLNELDDVWGLYSDSTFNHHIGKCTTSGGDDYQGVTDCSGSRSNRAAHSFNSGKGRFVQWFVK from the coding sequence ATGGGGAAAAATTATTTTAAGTACACTGCTTGTGTACTTATACAATTAGGTTTTTTATGGAACATCAATGCCCAAGTAGGTATTGGTACGAATAGTCCAAGAGGAGCTTTGGATATTAATACTACTACGACCAATACACATGGGTTAGTATTACCAATCAATTCAGATCCGGAAACAATGACAAACCCTCAAGATGGAGGTAAACCTATTCCAGGTACTATAATGTATGATAGTACAAAAGGATGTATTAAACTTTACAAGCCAACAAACGAATGGTCAGGATGCTTATTAGAAGAAACTGTATTAGGAGAATCATCAGGATCCTTAGGGGGTGAAGGGAGTACTTGTTCACCTATAATAGTAAATGGATCCTATACAGTTGATAAGGCTTTATCAACTATTAATACGGTAGAGGTTCAGGTAAATGTTACGACTCCAGGGACTTATACTATTACAACAAATGAAGTAAATGGTTATAGTTTTAGTGGAGAAGGTACTTTTGGTAGTATAGGAACTCATACTGTAACATTAATAGGAACCGGGACACCAACAGCTAGTGGCACAGATTCATTTACCGTTACGTATGATGGGGGAACATGTACATTTAATGTCAATGTAGCAGCTAGTTCATCAACAGGAAGTTTACAAGGAGCACCAGGAGCATGCTTAGGAAGTTCCGTTCAAGGTACTTACACAGCTTCAACTGCTTTAGTATCAGGGAATACAATAAGTGTAACAGTAAATGTTTTAACTACTGGCGCTTATAATATTAGTACAGATACAGTAAATGGTTATAGTTTTAGTGCATCAGGAACCTTTGGTTCCACAGGAACTCAAACTGTTGTTTTAAATAATAATGGAGGAACTCCTAGTAGCTCAGGAACAGACAATTTTACAATAACTTATGATGGAGCAACTACAGGAACTTGTTCGGTTGATGTTACTGTTGTAGACCCTGTAGCAACGATAGATACATTAAATTGTGGTTCAGCAGTCGTAACGGGAAGTTTAGAGCAAGGTACAGCAGCAAGTGGTGTAAGTATATCGATTCCATATTCAGGAGGTAATGGTGGTGTTTATAGCGCAATAAATATTAGTTCAACTGGGGCTTCTGGTTTGACAGCTTCCGCTTCAACAGGAAATGTAGCCACAGGAAATGGTAATCTAGTTTTAGCAATATCAGGAACTCCAACAAGTGGAGGTACGGCTTCATTTTTAGTTACTTTAGGAGGGAAATCATGTACGGTAGAAATTTCAGTTAAACCAAGTATAGGAGGATTTAATAACCCAGCTAAAAGTTGTTTAGCAATATATAATGAATATCAAGGAATAGGAGAAACAGCTGTTGATGGAGAATTCTATATAAAGGGAAATGGTACGGATGCTGTTAAAACTTATTGTGATATGACAAATGGTGGTTATACATTAATACAGTCATATTCTGAATATCAATTATATGGAACAGGATCCAATACAGGGCCTGATGGATCTTTTTTATATTCAAATCAAGGATTATATGTTAATGCAAATAGAAATTATACTGCAGCAGTTGGGGAATCAGGTACTGTGACCTATGAAAATTATCTTTTACCTTTAGCTGTAAGACAAAATGTAAGAAATAGTACTACAGGAAACTTATATAGAGTTCGAATTGTACATGATGAGGCAAATGTTGCAAATAGCAACGATGATTGGGCTAAGAATAATTTTGCAGAATTTGATATGTCAACGGCTGGTTCATATGATTTTATCGGAGGCGGCTTTGTTTCTAGATCACCTAAAGTAACAGGGAAAATATTTGGAAAAACATACCAGTCATTAGGAAATGATGCAGGAGGAAATTATGTTTCATTTGATGGTCAATCTTGGAATTATGCTGATGTCTATAATCAAGGTTATGCACGAGTAATTAGTCACCAACGTTTTGCACCAGATTATGCTTTCAGTTATATTACGAGTGATGGTTCTACAGTTAATAATGATTTAAATGAATTAGATGACGTGTGGGGATTATATTCAGATTCTACTTTTAATCACCATATAGGTAAATGTACTACTTCTGGAGGTGATGATTATCAAGGTGTAACAGATTGTTCTGGTAGTAGATCTAATCGAGCAGCACACTCCTTTAATAGTGGTAAAGGTAGATTTGTACAATGGTTTGTTAAATAG